The Pararhizobium sp. IMCC21322 sequence TAATCGTTTTCAAAATCAAAACAGCAGCCCAGCCTGTAGCCGCAAAATCACCCAGGTGGCGAGGGAATATCATCTGGAAGAAGGTTCTCATTGCGTAAATCAGACCAAAAAGCGTCTGGGATCTTGATATCCAGATAATTGACGTTTTGTTCGACTTCTTTTGAACTGACTGCGCCAAAAACCACCGAGGCAACTTCCGGGGCGGCCAGCGGAAATTGCAGCGCAGCCGCAGCCAGTGGCACATTATGAGCATTGGCGACGCGCGTAAGTTGTTTGACCCGCTCAATGACATTCTCGGGCGCTTTGCCATACTCGTATTTCGCGTCATCGGTCACGCCTGTGGCCAGAATACCTGAATTGAATGCACCGCCAATCACCATAGACGCCCCATGATCGCCGGCTCTCACAATCTCGTCGCGGTAGATGTCGTGTTCAAGAAGCGTGTATCGGGACGCGACCAGGAAAACGTCAAGGTCGGCACCATCCAGAAACCTGTTGATCATGCCGCGCTCATTAATCCCGGCGCCAATGGCCTTGACCTCACCGGATCTTTTCAGCTCTTCGAGGGCTTTATAGCCACCCTTGTCCAATTCATTGAATTTGGCATCCAGATCACTTTCGTCTGCAAAGTAACCATGGTCCAGATCATGGATGAACAGAGCATCGACCTGATTGATGCCCAACCGTTGAAGACTGTCTTCATAAGAGCGCATGATCGCATCATATGTAAACTCGTGTTGCACATCGAATTGCAACGGTGCTTCCCAGGCCGGTGGTTGGTAGCTTGCCCGATCTTGGGGC is a genomic window containing:
- a CDS encoding aldo/keto reductase; its protein translation is MRPDDLRTVGKTDLKLPVLGLGTCPLGGVYAAIDETSARDTFEASWNAGLRFYDTAPWYGLGQAEHRTGRSLYDRPRQDYILTTKVGRVLRAPQDRASYQPPAWEAPLQFDVQHEFTYDAIMRSYEDSLQRLGINQVDALFIHDLDHGYFADESDLDAKFNELDKGGYKALEELKRSGEVKAIGAGINERGMINRFLDGADLDVFLVASRYTLLEHDIYRDEIVRAGDHGASMVIGGAFNSGILATGVTDDAKYEYGKAPENVIERVKQLTRVANAHNVPLAAAALQFPLAAPEVASVVFGAVSSKEVEQNVNYLDIKIPDAFWSDLRNENLLPDDIPSPPG